The following are from one region of the Salvia hispanica cultivar TCC Black 2014 chromosome 1, UniMelb_Shisp_WGS_1.0, whole genome shotgun sequence genome:
- the LOC125205488 gene encoding protein NEDD1-like — translation MNLPESAKLLLAASAGDTVKLFDISVEPQNPCVLTHFPSPGSRVNSVRWNHNNLVLASAGEDGRVSLWRKNGQSLWMVPAKNARGETVEPSESISTISFSNKGSRYLCSGGTGQVVRIWDLQNKRCVKWLKGHTDTITGAMYNCKDEHIASASRKGDIILHNLASGAKAAELRDPNGQVLGALDYSRMSRHLLVTAGDDGSIHMWDTTGRSPKASWLKQHSAPTSAVSFSPSNDKIIASVGLDMKLYTFDTGSKKPSSCIPYEAPFSSLAFTDDGLTLAAGTSTGQVVFYDVRGKPQPITVLRAYGNSEAVTNLCWQRSKPVMVNENNCSDDTVLLAGDVGDSVLMPDPLPSRASSSLSMPSVVSGSRNPLRTGSGDLFSFPAGSASSSLNLSASEETPLRSSLLTGGALTRLHAPRSYNFKDDMEVFSPLMEVQSITPSVDKLWEDRDVSKKDTERKSSFLFHSRRFGLSEEGTTNEHPINDWKSNSSAKQDDTSSNYTQLSPASTRTDDASSITPPESWGGERLIDKFSQHRQSLNLPSRVSTLASSSLSSGLLLSGLQLQDGLPTNQSTSSLTSSLNLNSLRALNHEGSIEAVSSPLGTKGITGQANLENLGLTPSHPRKFSSYAERIGATPSLNDTTSFPVGSPKSKKTGAETREELLNSLLSRSETPSASGTSARATINGGMTHLPKAPLQSDSQQGNSFTLQLFQRMLEETLASFQKTIHDDMRNLHLEILRQFHMQEMETSNSIRMLLENQAEIVKELQSLRKENQQLRRML, via the exons ATGAATTTGCCGGAATCGGCCAAATTGCTGCTGGCGGCCAGCGCCGGCGACACCGTCAAGCTCTTCGACATCTCGGTGGAGCCTCAAAACCCCTGTGTTCTCACCCACTTTCCATCGCCAGGCTCTCGCGTCAATTCCGTCAGATGGAACCACAACA ATTTGGTTTTGGCTAGCGCTGGAGAAGATGGTAGGGTTTCGTTATGGAGGAAGAACGGGCAAAGCTTGTGGATGGTGCCGGCAAAGAATGCCAGGGGCGAAACAGTCGAG ccTTCAGAGTCGATATCAACTATCAGCTTCAGCAATAAAGGATCTCGGTATCTTTGCTCCGGTGGAACTGGCCAAGTTGTGAGAATATGGGATCTTCAGAACAAACGATGTGTCAAATGGTTGAAAGGCCATACTGATACGATAACAGGGGCTATGTACAACTGCAAAGACGAGCATATAGCTTCTGCAAGTCGTAAAGGAGATATTATACTTCACAACCTTGCTTCTGGCGCAAAGGCTGCTGAACTCAGGGACCCTAATGGACAg GTTTTGGGTGCACTTGATTATTCTCGGATGAGCAGGCACCTTTTGGTTACAGCTGGTGATGATGGGTCCATTCATATGTGGGATACAACTGGTCGCAGCCCAAAG GCTTCTTGGCTGAAGCAGCATTCAGCACCTACATCTGCTGTTAGTTTTTCACCATCCAATGACAAG ATTATTGCTAGTGTTGGTCTAGATATGAAGTTATACACATTTGACACAGGGTCAAAGAAACCATCTTCTTGTATTCCGTACGAAgctccattttcttcactcgCGTTTACTGATGATGGACTAACTTTGGCGGCTGGTACAAGCACTGGTCAGGTTGTATTCTATGATGTTCGTGGGAAACCACAACCAATCACAGTTCTCCGTGCGTATGGAAATTCTGAG GCTGTCACAAATCTCTGCTGGCAAAGGTCAAAACCAGTAATGGTTAATGAGAACAACTGCTCAGACGATACTGTTCTTTTGGCTGGTGATGTGGGGGATTCTGTTCTTATGCCTGATCCACTTCCTTCCCGAGCATCTTCTAGCCTATCAATGCCCTCAGTAGTGTCTGGAAGTAGGAATCCTCTCCGAACTGGGTCTGgagatttattttcttttcctgcAGGATCTGCATCGAGTTCTCTTAACTTGTCTGCCTCTGAGGAAACACCTCTCCGAAGCAGCCTATTGACCGGTGGAGCTCTCACGAGATTGCACGCACCTCGAAGCTATAACTTCAAGGATGATATGGAGGTGTTCTCCCCTCTTATGGAAGTTCAATCAATTACACCCTCTGTTGACAAATTGTGGGAAGATCGTGATGTTTCAAAGAAAGATACAGAGAGAAaatcttcttttttgtttcattctaGAAGATTTGGTCTTTCAGAGGAAGGCACTACTAATGAGCATCCAATAAATGACTGGAAATCTAACTCATCAGCTAAGCAG GATGATACCTCTTCCAATTACACACAGTTGTCACCCGCATCTACCCGTACAGATGATGCCTCCTCCATTACTCCACCTGAATCTTGGGGTGGCGAGAGATTAATAGACAAATTCAGTCAGCATCGCCAATCTCTCAACCTGCCTTCTCGTGTTTCAACGCTGGCATCAAGTAGTTTGTCGTCTGGCTTATTGCTGTCTGGTTTACAACTACAAGACGGTCTCCCCACGAATCAAAGTACAAGCAGTTTAACATCAAGCCTGAATCTGAACAGTTTACGAGCCCTCAATCATGAAGGATCTATAGAAGCTGTTTCCTCTCCTTTAGGTACAAAAGGCATTACAGGCCAAGCTAATCTTGAGAATCTTGGTCTAACTCCGTCGCATCCTAGAAAATTCTCCAGTTATGCAGAGAGAATAGGTGCCACGCCATCCTTAAATGATACTACTTCTTTTCCTGTGGGTTCCCCAAAATCTAAGAAAACAGGAGCAGAAACTAGGGAAGAGCTTCTCAATAGCTTGTTATCAAGGTCTGAAACTCCATCAGCCTCAGGAACCAGTGCCCGTGCAACTATAAAT GGTGGAATGACACATTTGCCAAAAGCTCCATTACAGTCGGACTCACAGCAGGGAAATTCTTTCACACTCCAGCTTTTTCAGCGCATGCTTGAAGAAACTCTTGCTTCGTTTCAGAAAACTATCCATGATGACATGCGTAATCTTCACCTGGAAATATTAAGGCAGTTCCATATGCAGGAG ATGGAGACGTCTAATTCCATAAGAATGTTATTAGAGAACCAGGCTGAGATTGTGAAAGAACTTCAATCACTTCGAAAGGAAAATCAACAGCTCCGTCGGATGCTTTGA